A genomic window from Methanobrevibacter sp. TLL-48-HuF1 includes:
- a CDS encoding zinc ribbon domain-containing protein yields MGFCNSCGRPIVKADYGTNADGSLNDEYCKDCFQNGEFTEPDITLEEMIIRKTKEMMEKNPRLPENQATGITVGFIPGLKRWCPEEYWDDKF; encoded by the coding sequence ATGGGATTTTGTAATTCTTGTGGTAGGCCAATTGTAAAAGCAGATTACGGCACTAACGCAGATGGTAGTTTAAATGATGAATATTGTAAAGATTGTTTTCAAAATGGGGAATTTACAGAACCAGATATAACTCTTGAAGAAATGATTATAAGAAAAACAAAAGAAATGATGGAAAAAAATCCTAGATTACCTGAAAACCAGGCTACAGGTATTACTGTTGGATTTATACCAGGTTTAAAAAGATGGTGTCCCGAAGAATATTGGGACGATAAATTTTAG
- a CDS encoding phosphoserine phosphatase: protein MKTGKGIVKKYSREYNRTLKNGEKKKYTTKQIQITIPKHDDIYEDQEEVLIIPQSEVKEFENLEDKVSALEIANYLYTNQIETTPKVDVEAFENEINLLKQEKEQLSATLENESSKLESLKDKHSKLIEENENIKTKFVNIKQETENIKTKFTSIKEENKNLKDKCSYIKEENKSIKDSYERISNKYTTLKQDTLNTKTSYANIFESNEKLEKELKSMYDEYNELVDKYNELEEENYFLKSNKSHDEYIANRIKEFILKTD, encoded by the coding sequence ATGAAAACTGGAAAAGGTATTGTAAAAAAATATTCTAGAGAATACAACAGGACTCTTAAAAATGGTGAAAAGAAAAAATACACAACAAAACAGATACAAATCACAATACCTAAACATGATGACATATACGAAGATCAAGAAGAAGTTTTAATTATTCCTCAAAGTGAAGTTAAAGAGTTTGAAAACCTGGAAGATAAAGTTAGTGCACTTGAAATAGCTAATTATCTATACACCAACCAAATAGAAACCACCCCAAAAGTAGATGTTGAAGCATTTGAAAATGAAATTAATCTACTTAAACAGGAAAAAGAACAGTTATCAGCTACTCTTGAAAATGAATCTTCAAAATTAGAAAGTTTAAAAGACAAGCATTCTAAATTAATTGAAGAAAATGAAAACATTAAAACCAAGTTCGTAAATATCAAGCAGGAAACTGAAAATATTAAAACCAAATTCACAAGCATAAAAGAAGAAAACAAAAACCTTAAAGACAAATGCTCCTACATAAAAGAAGAAAACAAAAGTATTAAAGACAGCTATGAAAGAATAAGCAATAAATATACTACTTTAAAACAGGATACACTTAATACCAAAACCAGCTATGCAAACATTTTTGAGAGTAATGAAAAGCTAGAAAAAGAACTTAAAAGTATGTATGATGAATACAACGAATTAGTTGATAAATATAATGAATTAGAAGAAGAAAATTACTTCCTCAAATCAAATAAAAGTCATGATGAGTATATAGCTAATAGAATTAAAGAATTTATTTTAAAAACAGACTAA
- a CDS encoding MFS transporter, with product MVALASFIITLDSTFMNVSISQLVIDLNTSLSTIQLIICFYTLITASLMLVGSKLQDIVGKKKIFLAGALIYGIGALIASVSQNAITLFIGWSLLEGLGGALMTPATISIISGTYKDDKRTFALAISSAIAGIAAAIGPLFGGVVTTFLSWRVGFILELLIVVFIFLFSYKIKNFKPHLNKSDFDIIGAILCVSGLISLVLGILCLKHHHLTTLILISLSVILLVAFGIFENKQKKKGKIPLVDISLLKNHNLKTGMGIRLITNLSLGGALFAVSVFLQSVLHLSAFRTGLTLLPATFGLLVTSILAPKLAMKFNHKIIMIIGFILAIGSTFLLKYQFGLNTHFIDIAPGLTVFGLGLGFVISLGVDISLNTTPEEKQSTASGLITTSQTLGSSMGTAIIGCILIIGAFSGLHDAVDTYAPDYLDSNNLTHHSGKYLEKLGHVNTTELKHEHSLTEKIVDTILKDAMKLVMDVTAILLTVGLCLTLTLNDEKIRKRYNN from the coding sequence CTGGTGGCATTAGCTTCATTTATAATAACTCTGGACTCGACTTTCATGAATGTAAGTATTTCACAGCTGGTTATAGACCTGAATACTTCATTAAGCACAATACAATTAATTATCTGTTTTTATACTTTAATTACCGCTTCACTGATGCTTGTTGGATCTAAATTACAAGACATCGTTGGAAAAAAGAAAATATTTTTAGCAGGTGCGCTAATTTATGGAATCGGTGCATTAATCGCATCTGTAAGTCAAAATGCAATTACTTTATTTATTGGATGGTCTCTGCTTGAGGGATTAGGGGGAGCATTAATGACTCCTGCTACAATCTCCATTATCAGCGGAACATACAAAGATGACAAACGTACCTTTGCCCTTGCAATCAGCAGTGCAATTGCAGGAATAGCTGCAGCTATAGGACCATTATTTGGAGGAGTTGTAACTACATTTTTGAGCTGGAGAGTTGGATTCATACTTGAACTGTTAATAGTTGTGTTCATATTTTTATTCTCATATAAAATTAAAAACTTTAAACCTCACCTCAATAAAAGTGATTTCGACATAATCGGAGCTATTTTATGTGTAAGCGGATTGATAAGCCTTGTTTTAGGAATATTATGTTTAAAACACCACCACCTAACAACACTGATTTTAATTTCATTGTCAGTTATTTTACTTGTAGCCTTTGGAATATTCGAAAATAAACAAAAGAAAAAAGGAAAAATACCTTTAGTAGATATCAGTTTACTTAAAAACCATAATTTAAAAACAGGAATGGGAATACGTTTAATAACTAATTTATCATTAGGAGGAGCATTATTTGCAGTATCTGTATTTTTACAAAGTGTATTGCATTTAAGTGCATTCAGAACCGGATTAACTTTACTTCCGGCTACATTTGGACTTTTAGTAACTTCCATACTTGCTCCAAAATTAGCTATGAAATTCAACCATAAAATCATAATGATTATAGGATTTATATTAGCTATCGGATCAACATTTTTACTCAAATACCAATTTGGATTAAATACTCACTTTATAGACATAGCTCCGGGATTAACTGTCTTTGGATTAGGTTTAGGATTTGTCATTTCCCTAGGTGTGGACATTTCACTTAATACTACTCCTGAAGAAAAGCAAAGTACAGCATCAGGACTTATTACAACAAGCCAGACACTAGGTTCATCAATGGGTACTGCTATAATCGGTTGTATTCTTATAATTGGAGCATTTAGCGGATTACATGATGCAGTAGATACTTATGCGCCAGATTATCTAGACAGCAACAATCTTACTCACCATAGTGGAAAATATCTTGAAAAATTAGGGCATGTAAACACAACAGAATTAAAACACGAACACAGCTTAACTGAAAAAATTGTAGATACCATATTAAAAGATGCAATGAAACTTGTAATGGATGTTACGGCAATCCTGCTAACAGTCGGATTATGTCTAACATTAACATTAAACGATGAGAAAATTAGAAAAAGATATAATAACTAA
- a CDS encoding flavodoxin family protein, giving the protein MKVFGICGSPRNSTTYYVLKEALNKLEDNRFETYLFSCSGKNIGPCMHCDYCLEHKKCINNDDMLEVYEKLQQCDGLILATPVQSGGISSNLSAIMDRTRALEAVDYNILRGKIGMSIAVGGDRTGGQDFAHLKNITYFMIHGIIPVSGGPFGSNLGASFWSRDSLEDIKKDDYGFESLNRTLVEFEKFLKKYID; this is encoded by the coding sequence ATGAAAGTTTTTGGTATTTGTGGAAGCCCTAGAAACAGTACAACATATTATGTTTTAAAAGAAGCATTAAATAAATTAGAGGACAATAGATTTGAAACATATCTGTTTAGTTGTTCTGGAAAGAATATTGGACCTTGTATGCATTGTGATTATTGTTTGGAACACAAAAAATGTATTAATAATGATGATATGCTGGAGGTATATGAAAAACTTCAGCAATGTGACGGACTGATACTGGCTACTCCGGTTCAAAGCGGAGGCATAAGCAGTAATCTGTCAGCTATTATGGACAGAACACGTGCTCTGGAAGCTGTTGATTATAATATTTTAAGAGGTAAAATTGGAATGAGCATAGCTGTTGGCGGAGACAGAACTGGCGGTCAGGATTTTGCCCATTTAAAAAATATAACTTATTTCATGATACATGGAATAATTCCGGTAAGTGGAGGTCCTTTCGGATCTAATTTAGGAGCTTCTTTCTGGTCTAGGGATTCTCTTGAAGATATAAAAAAAGATGATTACGGATTTGAATCATTAAACAGAACATTAGTGGAATTTGAAAAATTTTTAAAAAAATATATTGATTAA
- a CDS encoding flippase produces MASKLVRGSFIIFIGNIIFRIGGYLYRFLMAALLGPTSWGILATTLPFQGIFQTLSAGGLPPAIAKYVAEYEIVNEHDMARKTIYVALKIMVFLGIFFGVIMVFVVAPWLAYNYLGKPETLVPLQIVGLITPFSVIVGAFRGAFQGVYKMEYIVYTRAVEQLGMILFATAFVLIGFSVTGALWGTVIGFAAAAVSAVYIFKYHMAKYIPPASVDFKFTWRDELDLATTLVKFSIPVIITAIAEMLIYNICTMVMGKFLTLEAVGFFAAADPISRLPLMISISIATTILPASSEAFKSGNKVALEKYVSEAYKFSLLFVVPMCIGLACFAAPILRLLYFTNPAYVAGASALAILSVGMTFYSLFSISTSIVQGIGNPRIPMYILIFGSILTAILNWVMVPTLGIAGGAAATSIACFAMMVPILYMVFKLTKVKAPKVSVVKILAASMIMGVVAYIMPKTTSWLFVGIIVCIIVYFFALILVKFFTQEDIISLRALSSKFGPLSKIMNKMLDLVEKIEFR; encoded by the coding sequence ATGGCGAGTAAGTTAGTTAGAGGCAGCTTTATTATTTTTATAGGTAATATTATCTTCCGTATTGGAGGATATCTGTACCGTTTTTTAATGGCTGCTCTTTTAGGCCCAACTAGCTGGGGTATTTTAGCTACTACTTTGCCATTTCAGGGAATATTCCAAACATTGTCTGCTGGGGGGCTTCCTCCTGCAATAGCTAAGTATGTTGCAGAATATGAAATTGTAAATGAACATGACATGGCTCGTAAAACGATTTATGTAGCTTTAAAAATCATGGTATTTCTGGGAATATTCTTTGGAGTGATTATGGTTTTCGTTGTTGCTCCATGGCTTGCTTACAATTATTTGGGAAAGCCTGAAACACTTGTTCCTTTGCAAATTGTAGGTCTTATTACTCCTTTTAGTGTTATTGTCGGTGCTTTTAGAGGAGCATTTCAGGGAGTATATAAAATGGAGTATATTGTATATACCCGTGCTGTAGAGCAGTTGGGAATGATTTTGTTTGCAACAGCATTTGTTTTAATTGGATTTTCTGTTACTGGTGCATTATGGGGTACTGTAATAGGTTTTGCAGCAGCAGCTGTTTCTGCAGTATATATATTTAAATATCATATGGCAAAATATATTCCTCCAGCTAGTGTGGATTTTAAATTTACCTGGAGAGATGAATTAGATTTAGCCACTACTTTAGTTAAATTCTCAATTCCAGTAATTATTACTGCTATTGCTGAAATGCTTATTTATAATATCTGTACTATGGTTATGGGTAAATTTTTAACTTTGGAAGCTGTTGGATTTTTCGCAGCTGCGGATCCTATATCCAGATTGCCGTTGATGATTTCTATTTCAATAGCTACAACAATTTTACCTGCTTCTTCTGAAGCATTTAAATCTGGAAATAAGGTAGCACTAGAAAAATATGTTTCTGAAGCATATAAGTTTTCTTTACTGTTTGTTGTTCCAATGTGTATAGGATTAGCTTGTTTTGCAGCACCTATTTTAAGATTGCTTTATTTCACTAATCCTGCTTATGTTGCAGGGGCATCTGCATTAGCTATTTTGTCTGTTGGTATGACATTTTACTCATTGTTTTCAATTTCAACAAGTATTGTTCAGGGAATTGGAAATCCAAGGATTCCTATGTATATATTAATATTTGGATCTATTTTAACAGCTATTTTAAATTGGGTCATGGTTCCTACATTAGGTATTGCCGGAGGTGCTGCAGCTACTTCAATAGCTTGTTTTGCAATGATGGTGCCTATACTTTATATGGTATTTAAATTAACTAAAGTTAAAGCTCCTAAAGTTTCAGTAGTTAAAATATTAGCTGCTTCAATGATAATGGGTGTTGTTGCATATATTATGCCTAAAACAACTTCCTGGTTATTTGTAGGAATTATTGTCTGTATTATTGTGTACTTCTTTGCATTAATACTTGTAAAATTCTTTACTCAGGAGGATATTATTAGTTTAAGAGCATTATCATCTAAATTCGGACCTTTATCTAAAATTATGAACAAAATGTTAGACTTGGTCGAAAAAATCGAATTCAGATAA
- a CDS encoding TOBE domain-containing protein, translating to MTDVKAGVEYKINVDGNSFLLDSKKYQLLESILNTESMTESAKSIKVSYRTALNYIDKIESALNVKIVNTTKGGKGGGGGTTLTDEGYSILKECKKINAIMELHKDVNEIESEVLNVDESKGIMTIKMNQFEINTPLNRNYKVGDKLLALISYDNIFVMLEPQTSSIRNIIKGKIIEMKLEKEVIRVKIDVGGLGLYSDITLSAEKDLNLTIGKEVYIGFKAMSVATLKL from the coding sequence ATGACCGATGTGAAGGCAGGTGTTGAGTATAAGATTAATGTTGATGGGAATTCGTTCTTATTGGACAGTAAAAAATATCAGTTGCTTGAAAGTATCCTTAATACTGAGTCAATGACTGAATCAGCTAAATCAATTAAGGTTTCTTATAGAACTGCATTGAATTATATTGATAAAATAGAATCTGCACTTAATGTTAAAATTGTTAATACAACTAAAGGTGGAAAAGGTGGGGGTGGGGGAACTACCCTTACTGATGAAGGTTATTCAATTTTAAAAGAATGTAAGAAAATCAATGCTATTATGGAATTACATAAGGATGTTAATGAAATTGAATCTGAAGTTTTAAATGTTGATGAATCTAAAGGAATCATGACTATTAAAATGAACCAGTTTGAGATTAACACTCCATTAAACAGAAATTATAAAGTGGGAGATAAATTACTGGCATTAATCAGCTATGATAATATTTTTGTTATGCTGGAGCCTCAAACTTCCAGTATTCGTAATATTATTAAAGGAAAAATCATTGAAATGAAACTGGAAAAAGAGGTTATTCGTGTAAAGATAGATGTTGGTGGGCTTGGTTTGTATTCTGACATAACTCTGTCTGCAGAAAAAGATTTAAATCTTACAATTGGTAAAGAAGTGTATATTGGATTTAAAGCCATGTCTGTTGCTACTTTAAAGTTATAA
- a CDS encoding 4Fe-4S binding protein, whose amino-acid sequence MEVDESKCTGCGSCYDICPKAGKIWKINTVAHVLDLRYCHVCTICAMACPEDCIKIIRNAPEE is encoded by the coding sequence ATTGAGGTTGATGAAAGTAAGTGTACAGGGTGCGGATCCTGTTATGATATTTGTCCAAAAGCAGGCAAAATATGGAAAATAAATACTGTTGCACATGTATTGGATTTAAGATATTGTCATGTTTGTACTATATGTGCAATGGCATGCCCTGAAGATTGCATTAAAATTATACGCAATGCTCCGGAAGAGTGA
- the hisB gene encoding imidazoleglycerol-phosphate dehydratase HisB, with the protein MDRKSNVSRTTSETDIKIKMDLDGKGKYDISTGVNFFNHMLEAFSKHSMIDLIVDAKGDIEIDDHHTIEDVGILLGEAFNQAIGDKRGIKRMADATVPMDESVAKVAVDIGGRSYCNMEFDFTNEKIGDMTSEIVIHFFESFASSAKLNIYGVSKGANDHHQAEAVFKAFAKALKEAIKIEHDEIPSTKGVL; encoded by the coding sequence ATGGATAGAAAATCAAATGTTTCAAGAACTACATCTGAAACAGATATAAAAATAAAAATGGATCTTGACGGAAAAGGTAAATATGATATTTCAACTGGTGTGAATTTTTTTAATCATATGCTGGAAGCATTTTCAAAGCATTCAATGATTGATCTGATTGTTGATGCAAAAGGAGACATTGAAATTGATGATCATCATACTATTGAAGATGTTGGTATATTGTTGGGGGAAGCTTTCAATCAAGCTATTGGAGATAAAAGAGGCATTAAAAGAATGGCTGATGCTACAGTGCCTATGGATGAATCAGTAGCTAAAGTAGCTGTTGATATTGGAGGACGCAGCTATTGTAATATGGAATTTGACTTTACTAATGAAAAAATTGGGGACATGACTTCTGAAATTGTTATTCATTTTTTCGAGTCTTTTGCATCTTCAGCTAAATTAAATATTTATGGTGTCTCAAAAGGAGCAAATGACCATCATCAAGCAGAAGCGGTCTTTAAAGCTTTTGCTAAAGCATTAAAAGAAGCAATAAAAATAGAACATGATGAAATTCCAAGTACAAAAGGTGTTTTATAA
- a CDS encoding TMEM175 family protein, with amino-acid sequence MAGEDFSQRASHDRLSAITDGVYAVALTLLALEIVVPSVNSIHSSSQLNIYVLNNLLPQLSLYFVSFIILSNFWASTNAIPMYKKVDNTILTINLAILALVVLIPFSTSFVLSFYQYSQSVIVFSLIILLVGLLYLILYIYLFKENLVKERIYKFIEPHKRIMIIGLSIPPILALISIILALFNPLAGMYVYVVVLFAAVIKKIAKRFIKS; translated from the coding sequence TTGGCAGGTGAAGACTTTTCTCAACGTGCATCTCATGATCGTTTAAGTGCAATAACTGATGGAGTTTATGCTGTAGCTTTAACTTTACTTGCTTTGGAGATTGTTGTTCCATCAGTTAATTCAATACATTCTTCTTCTCAATTAAATATTTATGTGCTTAATAATTTGTTACCTCAGTTATCTTTGTATTTTGTTAGTTTCATTATACTTTCAAATTTTTGGGCATCTACTAATGCTATTCCAATGTATAAAAAAGTGGATAATACTATTCTTACAATAAATTTAGCTATTTTGGCATTAGTGGTTTTAATACCCTTTTCAACTTCTTTTGTATTGTCTTTTTATCAATACAGTCAAAGTGTAATTGTTTTTAGTTTAATTATCTTATTAGTGGGATTACTTTATTTAATTTTATATATTTATTTATTTAAAGAAAATTTAGTTAAAGAACGGATTTATAAGTTTATAGAACCTCATAAAAGGATAATGATTATTGGATTAAGTATTCCTCCAATATTGGCTTTGATATCAATAATATTGGCACTGTTTAATCCTTTAGCAGGAATGTATGTTTATGTTGTTGTGCTTTTTGCAGCAGTGATAAAAAAAATAGCTAAAAGATTTATAAAGAGTTAA
- a CDS encoding F420-dependent methylenetetrahydromethanopterin dehydrogenase, whose amino-acid sequence MVVKIGIIKSGNIGTSPVLDLLLDERADRPNIDVRVFGSGAKMNPEQVEDVVPKVDQFDPDFCIFISPNPGAPGPAKAREMLSEKDIPAIIIGDAPGKGKKDEMDEQGLGYIIVMSDPMIGAKREWLDPTEMAIFNADILKVLAETGALRLVQNTIDGVIDGAAAGNIELPKLIITAEKAVEAAGFENPYAKAKAIAAYEMAGAVANLDMKGCFMTKGFENFIPLVAAAHEMAASAAALADEAREIEKGNDSVLRTPHMKEGNTGCKTDLISKPE is encoded by the coding sequence ATGGTTGTAAAAATAGGTATTATAAAAAGTGGAAATATTGGAACCTCTCCAGTATTAGACCTTCTTTTAGATGAAAGAGCAGACAGACCAAATATTGATGTAAGAGTATTTGGATCTGGAGCAAAAATGAATCCTGAACAAGTTGAAGATGTTGTACCAAAAGTTGATCAATTTGACCCAGATTTCTGTATCTTCATTAGCCCAAACCCAGGAGCACCAGGACCAGCTAAAGCAAGAGAAATGTTATCTGAAAAAGACATTCCAGCTATTATCATTGGTGATGCACCAGGTAAAGGTAAAAAAGATGAAATGGATGAACAAGGATTAGGTTACATTATTGTAATGTCTGACCCTATGATTGGTGCAAAAAGAGAATGGTTAGACCCAACTGAAATGGCTATTTTCAATGCAGATATTCTCAAAGTGCTTGCAGAAACCGGAGCTTTAAGATTAGTTCAAAACACAATTGACGGTGTAATTGACGGAGCTGCAGCAGGAAATATCGAATTGCCTAAACTTATAATTACTGCTGAAAAAGCTGTTGAAGCAGCAGGATTTGAAAACCCATATGCAAAAGCAAAAGCTATTGCAGCATATGAAATGGCTGGAGCTGTTGCAAACTTAGATATGAAAGGATGTTTCATGACCAAAGGTTTCGAAAACTTCATCCCATTAGTAGCAGCGGCACACGAAATGGCAGCATCTGCAGCAGCATTAGCTGATGAAGCTAGAGAAATTGAAAAAGGTAACGATTCTGTTTTAAGAACCCCTCACATGAAAGAGGGAAATACTGGTTGCAAAACAGATTTAATCAGCAAACCAGAATAA
- a CDS encoding M48 family metallopeptidase, with translation MSKDDRSGLNPFTGKSHYDNVDDDKFLDEYYNHYYDMINKYEILDQTQQGQLILKVTSNLINAVEKYLAKIGRSDYTADYYDWEVHLVEDDTVNAMCIPGGKIIVLSGILPIANTEEKIAFILGHEIAHALLDHSRTESSIRNTKNTITTISRIGSIGLILLGQEELGLAAGAITNIADIGSELFLIQPFGRSQEIEADKLGMMIIHWAGYDISEIPAFWQSMSEENANDFDFFSTHPSDDKRIAAMNEMIFEIENRTDFYSQPVLSDSTSTSSNMLEKVPTLGTASAEVSGISAAKNKHSANTCKYCGNTIKADDIFCTNCGNKLKYELTCNKCGHQVNDDDAFCTNCGNKLKHELKCSNCGSAIKEDDVFCFNCGNKI, from the coding sequence ATGAGTAAAGATGATAGAAGTGGCCTTAACCCATTTACTGGAAAATCACATTATGACAATGTAGATGATGATAAATTTTTAGATGAATATTATAATCACTATTACGATATGATAAACAAGTATGAAATATTAGACCAAACACAACAAGGCCAATTAATCTTAAAAGTTACTTCAAATTTAATAAATGCTGTTGAAAAATATTTAGCTAAAATCGGTAGGTCAGATTATACTGCAGACTATTATGACTGGGAAGTCCATTTAGTTGAAGATGACACAGTAAATGCAATGTGTATACCCGGAGGAAAAATCATTGTACTTTCAGGAATTTTGCCAATAGCAAATACTGAAGAAAAAATAGCATTTATTTTAGGTCATGAAATTGCCCATGCTCTTTTAGACCACTCCAGAACCGAATCCAGTATCAGAAATACAAAAAATACAATAACAACCATTTCCAGAATCGGAAGCATCGGACTTATTCTTTTAGGTCAGGAAGAGCTGGGACTTGCTGCAGGTGCAATTACAAATATTGCAGATATCGGATCTGAACTTTTTTTAATACAGCCATTTGGAAGGTCTCAAGAAATAGAAGCTGATAAACTTGGAATGATGATAATTCACTGGGCAGGTTATGACATAAGTGAAATTCCGGCATTCTGGCAGTCCATGAGTGAAGAAAATGCCAATGATTTTGATTTCTTTTCTACCCACCCCTCTGATGATAAAAGAATTGCTGCAATGAATGAAATGATATTTGAAATAGAAAACAGAACAGACTTTTATAGTCAGCCAGTTTTATCCGACAGCACATCAACAAGTTCAAATATGCTTGAAAAAGTACCTACATTAGGTACTGCAAGTGCTGAAGTATCAGGAATAAGTGCAGCTAAAAATAAGCATTCTGCCAATACCTGCAAATATTGTGGAAATACTATAAAAGCAGATGATATATTCTGTACCAACTGCGGAAACAAATTAAAATATGAATTAACTTGTAATAAGTGCGGACATCAGGTAAATGATGATGATGCATTTTGCACCAACTGCGGAAACAAATTAAAACATGAATTGAAATGCAGCAATTGCGGAAGTGCAATAAAAGAAGATGATGTTTTTTGTTTCAATTGTGGAAATAAAATATAA
- a CDS encoding branched-chain amino acid transaminase encodes MAWDDSASKIWMDGNMVDWKDAKIHALSHVVHYGTSVFEGIRAYDNKKGTCIFRLNEHVKRLFNSAKVYKIDIPYTQEEIAQAIRDTVKINELASCYIRPVVFRGYGQLGVNPLTCPVNSVIAAWEWGSYLGEEGMANGVNVGVSSWRKPAPDTFPTLAKCGANYMNSQLAKLEAIEHGYDEAIMLDYEGHVSEGSGENIFIVEDGVLYTPSMDSSNLKGITRESIKQLANDLGYEVVEEGISRERLYFADEVFFSGTAAEVTPIRSIDHKIIGAGKRGPISEKLQKTFFDIVEGKKDDKFGWLDYI; translated from the coding sequence ATGGCATGGGATGATTCTGCTAGCAAAATATGGATGGACGGAAATATGGTTGATTGGAAAGATGCAAAAATTCATGCACTTTCACATGTAGTCCATTATGGTACAAGTGTTTTTGAAGGTATTAGGGCATATGATAATAAAAAAGGCACATGTATCTTTCGTTTAAATGAACATGTAAAACGTTTATTTAATTCTGCAAAAGTTTATAAAATTGATATTCCTTATACTCAGGAGGAAATTGCACAGGCAATTAGGGATACCGTTAAAATCAATGAGTTAGCTTCCTGTTACATACGTCCTGTTGTATTTAGAGGGTATGGTCAGTTAGGAGTAAATCCATTAACCTGTCCTGTTAATAGTGTAATAGCTGCTTGGGAATGGGGATCATATTTAGGTGAAGAAGGAATGGCTAATGGTGTAAATGTCGGAGTTTCCTCCTGGAGAAAACCAGCTCCAGATACTTTTCCAACATTAGCTAAATGCGGTGCTAATTATATGAATTCCCAATTGGCTAAATTGGAAGCTATTGAACATGGTTATGATGAAGCTATTATGCTTGATTATGAAGGCCATGTTTCTGAAGGTAGTGGAGAAAACATTTTCATTGTAGAAGATGGTGTATTATACACTCCTTCAATGGATTCTTCCAATCTTAAAGGAATTACAAGAGAATCTATCAAACAGCTAGCTAATGATTTAGGATATGAAGTTGTTGAAGAAGGAATTTCAAGAGAAAGATTATACTTTGCTGATGAAGTATTTTTCAGTGGAACTGCTGCTGAAGTTACTCCTATTCGTTCAATTGATCATAAAATCATTGGTGCAGGTAAAAGAGGTCCAATTTCAGAAAAATTACAAAAAACTTTCTTTGACATTGTTGAAGGTAAAAAGGATGATAAATTTGGCTGGTTGGATTATATTTAA
- the uppP gene encoding undecaprenyl-diphosphatase UppP → MDIIQAIIIGIVQGLTEFLPVSSSAHLIFAQNALGVESSLAFDVFLHLGSLMAVLWFFRADIIRMIQAFLLSIGDIIQHRFKEGFYSDPYKRLVWYVIIATIPVGLVGVLFESQVESLFAGALYVPAFFLFVTGTILYLSQRMNSGEVDLSNLSLKESIFMGLGQACAILPGLSRSGTTIAAGLVIGLDKEFAAKFSFILSIPAILGAFIVQLKDIGTITDFNALAVLLGFLAALISGYLAIKWLLELIQKRSLDIFAYYCWIVGIIVFMGSITHLF, encoded by the coding sequence ATGGATATAATTCAGGCAATTATTATTGGTATTGTTCAGGGATTAACTGAATTCTTACCTGTAAGTAGTTCAGCTCATTTAATCTTTGCTCAAAATGCATTAGGGGTAGAATCTTCTCTTGCTTTTGATGTTTTTCTTCATTTAGGAAGTTTAATGGCTGTATTATGGTTCTTCCGTGCAGATATTATCAGAATGATTCAGGCATTCTTATTAAGTATTGGAGATATTATTCAACACAGATTTAAGGAGGGATTTTACTCTGATCCTTATAAAAGATTGGTCTGGTATGTAATTATAGCTACTATTCCTGTAGGTTTAGTTGGAGTATTATTTGAAAGTCAGGTAGAGTCATTGTTTGCAGGTGCATTGTATGTTCCGGCATTTTTCCTATTTGTAACCGGTACTATTCTTTACTTGTCTCAAAGAATGAATTCTGGAGAGGTTGATTTATCAAATCTTTCACTTAAAGAATCAATATTTATGGGATTAGGTCAGGCATGTGCTATATTACCTGGTCTTTCACGTTCAGGTACTACAATAGCTGCAGGTCTTGTAATTGGATTGGATAAAGAATTTGCTGCTAAATTCAGTTTTATATTATCTATTCCGGCTATTTTAGGAGCATTTATAGTTCAACTTAAGGATATTGGAACAATTACTGATTTCAATGCTTTAGCTGTTTTATTAGGATTTTTAGCAGCATTAATATCTGGTTATTTGGCTATTAAATGGTTACTTGAATTAATTCAAAAAAGAAGTTTGGATATTTTCGCATATTACTGTTGGATTGTAGGAATAATAGTATTTATGGGTTCAATAACCCATTTATTCTAA